GATCTTATGACAATCCTACTCACCACTCTGGGAGTGCAGATCGTAAAGATCGCGATCGAAGAAATTATCGATAATACTTTCTACGCGAAGATCACTCTACGTAAAGACGAAGAGCTCATCGTTCTAGACGCAAGACCTAGTGATTCAATCGCACTTGCTCTTCGTGCTAACGCTCCGATCTATCTCGCAAAAAAAGTCATCGAAGAAGCCGGGATCGTAATGAAAGACGACGAGATCCCTGGAGAGACTATCGGAAAAGAAAAAATTTCCCAGTTGCCTAAGTCCCAGTTGGAGATCCTACAGGATTCTCTAGACAATGCTCTAAAAGCTGAGGATTACGAAACTGCGGCAAAGATCAGGGATCAGATCCGCAAACTTCTGG
The nucleotide sequence above comes from Leptospira dzoumogneensis. Encoded proteins:
- a CDS encoding bifunctional nuclease domain-containing protein produces the protein MDLLEATIYNISLTNVGFAVFLKAKDDSDQRVVPIFIGPLETHSITSVLEGTKPPRPMTHDLMTILLTTLGVQIVKIAIEEIIDNTFYAKITLRKDEELIVLDARPSDSIALALRANAPIYLAKKVIEEAGIVMKDDEIPGETIGKEKISQLPKSQLEILQDSLDNALKAEDYETAAKIRDQIRKLLENPS